In a genomic window of Diadema setosum chromosome 3, eeDiaSeto1, whole genome shotgun sequence:
- the LOC140226421 gene encoding proline-rich transmembrane protein 1-like, giving the protein MSAPYTRLQDTNFQHGMQRSPYATYPGVYTQAVRPVVSNISVIGVQYNGPPCRDYLGLSVFLLVFFPPIGLFAILKSRQVRDRASVGDIIGAQRASGTARRLCYVGLAVGFFLWLAFLTTAMIIFSQTTNLTFADPPPAQQIYYETFTAMIQLGK; this is encoded by the exons ATGTCTGCAC CTTACACGAGACTTCAGGATACTAATTTCCAGCATGGGATGCAGAGATCTCCGTATGCCACTTACCCAGGGGTCTACACACAGGCT GTCAGACCAGTTGTGTCCAACATCTCAGTGATTGGCGTCCAGTACAACGGTCCTCCCTGTAGGGACTACCTCGGTCTCTCGGTCTTCTTATTGGTCTTCTTTCCTCCAATCGGTCTCTTTGCCATCCTCAAGTCCAGACAG GTTCGTGACCGAGCATCTGTCGGTGACATCATTGGAGCCCAGCGGGCATCGGGTACGGCCCGTCGTCTCTGCTACGTTGGTCTCGCCGTGGGCTTCTTTCTCTGGCTGGCCTTCCTCACCACCGCCATGATCATCTTCTCTCAGACCACCAACTTGACCTTCGCTGACCCACCGCCAGCCCAGCAGATCTACTACGAGACCTTCACCGCCATGATTCAGTTGGGAAAGTAA